One window of the Camelina sativa cultivar DH55 chromosome 1, Cs, whole genome shotgun sequence genome contains the following:
- the LOC104727330 gene encoding serine carboxypeptidase-like 25, whose amino-acid sequence MAMAKRVMFTILMAILVMTSQGRVQTEGGEKEAEADRITSLPGQPNVTFEQFSGYVTVDKPSGRSLYYWLTEASDLPLSKPLVIWLNGGPGCSSVAYGASEEIGPFRISKGGSGLYLNKFAWNSISNLLFLEAPAGVGFSYTNRSSDLFNTGDRRTAKDSLQFLIQWLHRFPRYNNREIYITGESYAGHYVPQLAREIMNYNKRSKTPINLRGIMVGNAVTDNHYDNLGTVSYWWSHAMISDRTYHQLLNTCDFSRQKETDECETLYSYAMEKEFGNIDQYNIYAPPCNKSSDGGGGYTGSSGRRTMRLPHLPHSVLRKISGYDPCTERYAEIYYNRPDVQRALHANTTKIPYKWTACSEVLNRNWNDTDSSVLPIYREMIAGGIRVWVFSGDVDSVVPVTATRYSLARLSLSTKVPWYPWYVKKQVGGWTEVYEGLTFVTVRGAGHEVPLFKPRVAFELFKYFLRGKPLPKA is encoded by the exons ATGGCTATGGCAAAACGTGTAATGTTCACCATTCTCATGGCCATACTTGTAATGACATCTCAAGGAAGAGTTCAAACagaaggaggagagaaagaagCTGAGGCAGACCGAATTACGTCACTTCCCGGTCAGCCTAACGTCACGTTCGAGCAGTTTTCCGGCTATGTCACCGTTGATAAACCCTCCGGAAGATCACTCTATTACTGGCTCACCGAAGCTTCTGACCTCCCTCTCTCCAAACCTCTTGTAATTTGGCTCAACGGAG GACCGGGATGTTCATCGGTAGCGTACGGTGCGTCGGAGGAGATTGGACCATTCAGGATAAGCAAAGGTGGGTCTGGTTTGTATCTCAACAAGTTCGCGTGGAACTCAATCTCCAATCTCTTGTTCCTCGAAGCTCCCGCCGGCGTCGGCTTCTCTTACACTAACCGTTCCTCTGATCTCTTCAACACCGGTGATCGCCGTACCG CCAAGGATTCGCTTCAGTTTCTGATTCAATGGCTTCACCGGTTTCCGAGATACAACAACCGGGAAATCTACATCACCGGCGAGAGTTACGCCGGACATTACGTTCCTCAGCTCGCCAGAGAAATCATGAATTACAACAAACGCTCCAAGACTCCCATCAATCTCAGAGGAATCATG GTTGGAAACGCGGTGACGGACAATCACTATGATAACCTTGGAACGGTGTCGTATTGGTGGAGCCACGCGATGATCTCCGATAGAACGTATCATCAGTTGCTAAACACTTGCGATTTTAGTCGCCAGAAGGAAACTGACGAATGCGAAACCCTTTATTCTTACGCTATGGAGAAAGAGTTTGGTAACATCGATCAGTACAACATCTATGCACCGCCGTGTAACAAGTCAAGCGATGGTGGTGGCGGCTACACTGGTTCCTCCGGTCGCCGTACTATGCGGCTCCCTCACCTTCCCCACTCC GTATTGAGGAAAATTTCAGGGTATGATCCATGTACCGAGAGATATGCAGAGATCTATTATAACCGGCCTGATGTTCAGAGAGCTCTTCATGCCAACACCACTAAGATTCCGTACAAATGGACAGCTTGCAG TGAGGTGCTAAACCGGAATTGGAACGACACAGATTCATCGGTTCTTCCTATATACCGGGAAATGATTGCTGGCGGGATTAGAGTTTGGGTTTTCAGTGGTGACGTTGATTCAGTTGTACCAGTGACGGCTACTAGATACTCACTTGCAAGACTTAGCTTGAGTACCAAAGTTCCTTGGTATCCTTGGTATGTCAAGAAACAG GTGGGAGGATGGACGGAAGTGTACGAAGGACTAACGTTCGTGACGGTGAGAGGAGCAGGTCACGAGGTGCCATTGTTCAAGCCACGTGTTGCTTTTGAGCTTTTTAAGTATTTCTTGAGAGGCAAGCCACTTCCAAAGGCTTga
- the LOC104724948 gene encoding UDP-glycosyltransferase 83A1-like — protein MITQNKKKDMIRPHVVVIPYPAQGHVIPLMSFSRYLAKQGILITFVNTEFNHNRIVRSLEKSSHDDYYVGDGINLVSIPDGLEDSPEERNIPGKLSESVLHFMPNKVEELIERMIADSSGGTIISCVVADLSLGWAIEVAVKFGIRRAAFCPAAAASMVLGFSIQKLIDDGLIDSDGTPSVNKTIQLSPGMPMMETDKFVWVCLKNKESQRNIFQLMLQNNESIESTDWLLCNSVYELETAALRLYPQILPIGPVGWAHSLEEDSISTSLGSFLPQDRDCLDWLDQQIPGSVIYVAFGSFGVMVNAQLEELAIGLELTKRPVLWVTGSGDQQPINVGSDQVKVVRWAPQREVLCCGAIGCFVSHCGWNSTLEGAQNGIPFLCIPYYADQFINKAYICDVWKIGLGFERDEQGVVPRLEVKKKIDEIMRDGGVYKHRALKIKEIMMRGVAKDGVSYENLDKFVSWIKSQVN, from the exons ATGataactcaaaacaaaaaaaaagatatgataaGGCCACATGTTGTGGTCATACCTTACCCAGCACAAGGCCATGTTATTCCTCTAATGAGTTTCTCACGTTACCTTGCTAAACAAGGAATCCTAATTACATTCGTAAACACCGAGTTTAACCACAATCGCATCGTCCGTTCCTTAGAAAAATCGTCACATGATGATTATTATGTTGGGGATGGGATCAATCTTGTTTCAATCCCTGACGGTTTAGAAGATTCACCGGAAGAGAGGAACATTCCAGGGAAGTTGTCTGAATCGGTTTTGCATTTTATGCCTAACAAAgtagaggaactgatcgagaGGATGATCGCGGACAGTAGCGGTGGTACGATCATAAGCTGTGTTGTAGCGGATCTGAGCTTGGGATGGGCAATCGAAGTTGCGGTTAAGTTTGGGATCAGACGTGCCGCTTTTTGTCCCGCCGCGGCTGCATCTATGGTTCTTGGATTTAGTATTCAGAAACTAATCGATGATGGTCTCATAGATTCCGATG GGACTCCGAGTGTAAACAAGACAATTCAACTATCTCCTGGGATGCCGATGATGGAAACAGACAAGTTTGTGTGGGTTTGTCTGAAGAACAAAGAATCTCAAAGGAACATATTCCAACTTATGCTTCAAAACAATGAGTCAATTGAGTCAACGGATTGGTTGTTGTGTAACTCCGTGTATGAACTCGAAACGGCAGCACTTAGATTGTACCCACAAATATTACCAATTGGTCCCGTTGGTTGGGCTCATAGTCTTGAAGAGGATTCCATTTCCACGTCACTAGGAAGCTTTTTACCTCAGGACCGGGATTGTCTAGATTGGTTGGACCAGCAGATTCCCGGTTCGGTTATATATGTTGCCTTTGGGAGTTTTGGGGTTATGGTCAATGCTCAGTTAGAAGAGCTAGCAATCGGTCTGGAGCTTAccaaaag GCCGGTCTTGTGGGTCACCGGCTCCGGTGATCAACAACCAATCAATGTCGGGTCGGATCAGGTCAAAGTGGTGAGATGGGCACCACAACGAGAGGTCCTTTGTTGTGGAGCAATTGGATGTTTCGTGAGCCATTGTGGATGGAATTCAACTTTGGAAGGAGCCCAAAATGGCATACCATTCTTATGCATCCCTTATTATGCAGACCAATTTATCAACAAAGCATATATATGCGATGTATGGAAGATTGGATTAGGATTTGAAAGAGATGAACAAGGAGTGGTTCCGAGGTTAGAGGTCAAGAAGAAGATCGATGAGATCATGAGAGACGGTGGAGTGTATAAACATCGAGCCTTGAAGATTAAAGAGATCATGATGAGAGGCGTTGCAAAAGATGGAGTTTCTTATGAGAATCTTGATAAATTTGTCAGCTGGATCAAATCACAAGTGAATTGA
- the LOC104722312 gene encoding UDP-glucose 6-dehydrogenase 3-like, producing MVKICCIGAGYVGGPTMAVIALKCPNVEVAVVDISVPRITAWNSDQLPIYEPGLDEVVKQCRGKNLFFSTDVEKHVREADIVFVSVNTPTKTRGLGAGKAADLTYWESAARMIADVSVSDKIVVEKSTVPVKTAEAIEKILTHNSKGIKFQILSNPEFLAEGTAIEDLFLPDRVLIGGRETPEGFKAVNALKDVYAQWVPEDRILTTNLWSAELTKLAANAFLAQRISSVNAMSALCEATGANVTEVSFAVGKDSRIGPKFLNSSVGFGGSCFQKDILNLVYICECNGLPEVAEYWKQVIKINDYQKTRFVNRIVSSMFNTVSNKKIAVLGFAFKKDTGDTRETPAIDVCKGLLGDKARISIYDPQVTEEQIQRDLTMNKFDWDHPLHLQPMSPTTVKQVSVAWDAYAATKDAHGICLLTEWDEFKTLDYERIFENMQKPAFVFDGRNVVDAEKLRKIGFIVYSIGKPLDQWLKDMPALA from the coding sequence atggtGAAGATCTGCTGTATTGGAGCTGGGTATGTTGGTGGTCCAACTATGGCAGTTATTGCTTTAAAATGTCCTAACGTTGAAGTTGCTGTTGTTGATATCTCTGTGCCACGGATCACTGCTTGGAACAGCGACCAGCTCCCAATCTATGAGCCTGGTCTCGATGAAGTTGTCAAGCAATGTCGTGGCAAGAACCTTTTCTTCAGTACTGATGTTGAGAAACACGTCAGAGAGGCTGATATCGTCTTTGTCTCTGTCAATACCCCCACCAAGACTCGTGGTCTTGGTGCTGGTAAAGCTGCTGACTTGACTTACTGGGAAAGCGCTGCTCGTATGATCGCTGATGTCTCGGTTTCAGACAAGATTGTTGTCGAGAAATCAACCGTCCCTGTCAAAACCGCTGAAGCCATCGAGAAGATCCTTACACACAACAGTAAAGGAATCAAGTTCCAGATTCTCTCTAACCCTGAGTTCCTTGCTGAAGGAACCGCCATTGAGGATCTTTTCCTTCCTGACCGTGTTCTGATCGGTGGTCGTGAGACCCCTGAAGGGTTTAAAGCTGTTAATGCCTTGAAAGACGTTTATGCTCAGTGGGTTCCAGAAGATAGAATCCTAACCACTAATCTCTGGTCCGCTGAGCTCACCAAGCTTGCTGCCAACGCCTTCTTAGCCCAAAGAATCTCATCTGTCAATGCAATGTCTGCTCTCTGTGAAGCCACTGGTGCTAACGTCACTGAAGTCTCCTTTGCTGTTGGTAAAGACTCTAGAATCGGTCCCAAGTTCTTGAACTCCAGTGTCGGTTTTGGCGGCTCCTGTTTCCAGAAAGATATCCTCAACTTGGTCTACATCTGTGAATGCAACGGCCTCCCTGAAGTAGCCGAATACTGGAAACAAGTCATCAAGATCAATGACTACCAGAAAACCCGGTTTGTAAACCGCATTGTCTCCTCAATGTTCAACACAGTTTCCAACAAAAAGATTGCTGTCCTCGGATTCGCCTTCAAGAAAGACACTGGTGACACGAGAGAGACTCCAGCCATTGATGTCTGCAAAGGTTTGTTAGGAGACAAAGCCCGAATCAGCATCTATGATCCACAAGTCACTGAAGAACAGATCCAAAGAGACTTAACCATGAACAAGTTCGACTGGGACCATCCACTTCACCTCCAACCCATGAGTCCAACCACCGTGAAACAAGTCTCAGTCGCTTGGGACGCTTATGCTGCCACCAAAGACGCCCACGGAATCTGCTTGTTAACTGAGTGGGACGAGTTTAAGACACTTGACTATGAGCGGATCTTTGAAAATATGCAGAAACCAGCGTTTGTCTTCGATGGAAGAAATGTTGTTGATGCagagaagctgaggaagatAGGGTTTATTGTTTACTCTATTGGTAAGCCATTAGACCAATGGCTCAAGGACATGCCTGCTCTTGCTTAG
- the LOC104724088 gene encoding 40S ribosomal protein S19-1 yields the protein MATGKTVKDVSPHDFVKAYASHLKRSGKIELPTWTDIVKTGKLKELAPYDPDWYYIRAASMARKVYLRGGLGVGAFRRIYGGSKRNGSRPPHFCKASGGIARHILQQLETMNIVELDTKGGRRITSSGQRDLDQVAGRIAVEP from the exons ATGGCGACTGGTAAAACTGTGAAAGATGTCTCACCCCATGACTTCGTCAAGGCTTACGCTTCTCATCTCAAGCGATCTGGCAAG ATTGAGCTTCCCACATGGACTGACATTGTGAAGACCGGAAAGTTGAAGGAGCTTGCCCCATATGATCCAGATTGGTACTACATCAGAGCTG CATCTATGGCAAGGAAGGTTTACCTTAGGGGAGGTCTTGGAGTTGGTGCTTTCCGTAGAATCTATGGAGGCAGCAAGAGGAACGGTAGTCGTCCACCACATTTCTGCAAAGCCAGCGGTGGTATTGCCCGACACATCCTCCAGCAGTTGGAGACAATGAACATTGTTGAGCTCGACACCAAAGG aggaagaagaatcacttCCAGTGGCCAACGGGATTTGGACCAGGTTGCTGGCCGTATTGCAGTTGAACCTTGA
- the LOC104702979 gene encoding LOW QUALITY PROTEIN: F-box protein At2g05970-like (The sequence of the model RefSeq protein was modified relative to this genomic sequence to represent the inferred CDS: deleted 1 base in 1 codon), whose product MGQSKEKRNRTSKWSELCPDLLRCVLERLSITDFNRAKYVCSSWHSVSRGCAPKRNQIPWLILFPRDDIINNNNNDSCMLFVPDERDRVYRTRDLGVDFVQSCCLATYGSWLLMMDTRSNLNILNPLTGENIALPITTTKSVVPPELPKYERRSLACLWIDDRSKDYVVVWQMLDELVFTKKGNNNWRWIASTYGGYGKQLVYEHRYQKLYLYEYEVKVWCLSRDDPLEEFEFYYYPPLLYTFRDFLTDRRKDEEKYKREKELYMREYVDSRLNIAVSTVSGEVYKVANTLQKSKRWLFCVSKMNPINRCWQVIDSLGDEAVILEMGITVLAKDVPGFKRNSIYFSGLDYGRKNPDHIFVFDLTTQEIERLPQCVISSIRFSDARWFFPGFSG is encoded by the exons ATGGGTCAAAGCAAGGAGAAACGTAACCGGACATCCAAGTGGTCGGAGCTTTGTCCGGACCTGCTGCGATGTGTCTTGGAACGTCTGAGTATCACAGATTTTAATCGAGCTAAATATGTTTGTTCGTCGTGGCACTCTGTTTCGAGAGGCTGCGCACCTAAACGAAATCAGATTCCATGGTTGATTTTATTCCCTCGCGACGacattatcaacaacaacaacaacgacagtTGCATGTTGTTCGTTCCAGACGAGAGAGACAGAGTTTACAGAACGAGAGATCTCGGTGTTGACTTTGTGCAGAGTTGTTGTCTGGCTACTTATGGTAGCTGGCTTCTGATGATGGATACTCGTTCAAATCTCAACATTCTGAATCCGTTAACCGGTGAGAATATTGCTTTACCAATTACTACTACAAAGTCTGTCGTCCCACCTGAGCTACCAAAATATGAGAGGCGAAGCCTAGCTTGTCTCTGGATTGACGATAGAAGCAAAGATTACGTAGTTGTGTGGCAGATGCTTGATGAACTGGTCTTTACCAAGAAAGGGAACAACAACTGGCGATGGATTGCCTCTACTTATGGTGGGTATGGAAAACAACTGGTTTACGAACACAGGTACCAGAAGctctatttatatgaatatgaagTCAAGGTGTGGTGTCTATCTAGAGATGATCCACTAGAAGAATTTGAATTCTATTACTATCCTCCACTTCTGTATACTTTTAGGGATTTTCTAACTGATAGAAGGAAAGACGAAGAGAAGtataagagagaaaaggagttGTATATGAGAGAGTATGTTGACAGCAGGCTAAACATTGCAGTGAGTACTGTATCTGGTGAAGTTTATAAGGTAGCTAATACACTGCAAAAGTCGAAAAGATGGCTCTTTTGCGTCAGCAAGATGAACCCTATAAACCGTTGTTGGCAAGTAATCGATTCTCTGGGCGATGAGGCGGTGATATTAGAA ATGGGTATTACTGTTCTCGCCAAAGACGTGCCAGGGTTCAAGAGAAACTCTATCTACTTCAGTGGTCTCGATTATGGCAGAAAGAATCCAGAccatatatttgtatttgatctCACAACCCAAGAGATTGAACGGTTGCCTCAATGTGTAATCTCCTCTATACGATTCTCTGATGCTCGATGGTTCTTCCCTGGTTTTAGCGGTTAA
- the LOC104725843 gene encoding probable mitochondrial-processing peptidase subunit beta, mitochondrial isoform X2, translated as MAMKNLLSLARRSQRRLSLNQVTRSSSSFSAINSAPASTSPATPSPPPPHLMPYDHAAELIKSKIKKLENPDKRFLKYASPIPILASHNHILSAPETRVTTLPNGLRVATESNLSAKTATVGVWIDAGSRFESDQTNGTAHFLEHMIFKGTSRRTVRALEEEIEDIGGHLNAYTSREQTTYYAKVLDSNVNQALDVLADILQNSKFEECRINRERDVILREMQEVEGQTDEVVLDHLHATAFQYTPLGRTILGPAQNVKSITREDLQNYIKTHYTASRMVIAAAGAVNHEEVVEQVKKLFTKLSSDPTSTSQLVANEPASFTGSEVRMIDDDLPLAQFAVAFEGASWTDPDSVALMVMQTMLGSWNKNVGGGKHVGSDLTQRVAINEIAESIMAFNTNYKDTGLFGVYAVAKADCLDDLSYAIMYEVTKLAYRVSDADVTRARNQLKSSLLLHMDGTSPIAEDIGRQLLTYGRRIPIAELFARIDAVDASTVKRVANKYMYDKVRHCDLSHRSNPRFARLQQVQTQNLLEPLLRL; from the exons aTGGCGATGAAGAATCTACTGTCCCTAGCTCGCCGATCCCAGAGGCGGTTGTCTCTGAATCAAGTGACACGATCCTCCTCTTCGTTTTCAGCTATCAATTCGGCGCCGGCATCCACATCTCCGGCGACTCCATCCCCGCCGCCGCCGCATCTTATGCCATACGATCACGCTGCCGAGCTTATTAAAAGTAAGATCAAGAAGCTCGAGAATCCGGACAAGAGGTTCCTTAAATACGCATCGCCAATTCCGATCCTAGCTTCCCACAATCACATCTTGTCAGCTCCGGAGACCCGTGTCACAACCTTGCCCAATGGTCTACGAGTCGCTACTGAGTCCAATCTCTCGGCCAAGACCGCCACCGTTGGAGTCTGGATCGACGCTGGATCTCGGTTCGAGTCGGATCAGACCAACGGAACAGCTCATTTTCTGGAGCATATGATATTCAAAGGCACGTCGAGGCGTACTGTGAGGGCGTTGGAGGAAGAGATCGAAGATATTGGTGGTCATTTGAACGCGTATACATCGAGGGAACAGACCACATACTATGCCAAGGTGTTGGATTCGAATGTCAACCAGGCTTTGGATGTCTTGGCTGATATCTTACAGAACTCCAAGTTCGAGGAATGCAGAATCAACAGGGAACGTGATGTCATCCTCAGGGAAATGCAAGAG GTGGAGGGACAAACAGATGAAGTGGTTCTTGACCATTTACATGCTACCGCATTCCAATATACACCCCTTGGAAGAACTATTCTGGGGCCTGCTCAGAACGTCAAGTCTATCACCAGAGAGGACCTACAGAATTACATTAAGACTCACTACACAGCTTCCAGGATG GTGATTGCTGCTGCAGGAGCTGTTAATCATGAGGAAGTTGTTGAGCAAGTGAAGAAGCTATTTACCAAGTTGTCATCTGATCCAACATCTACTTCTCAACTAGTTGCCAATGAACCTGCTAGTTTTACTGGTTCTGAG GTCCGAATGATTGATGACGACCTACCCCTTGCACAATTTGCTGTTGCCTTTGAGGGAGCATCTTGGACAGATCCAGATTCCGTTGCTCTTATGGTTATGCAAACTATGTTGGGTTCTTGGAACAAAAATGTTGGTGGGGGAAAACATGTGGG TTCTGACCTTACTCAGAGGGTTGCCATTAATGAAATAGCAGAAAGCATAATGGCATTTAACACCAACTACAAGGATACTGGACTGTTCGGCGTTTATGCAGTTGCCAAG GCCGATTGCTTAGATGATCTATCATATGCCATCATGTATGAGGTAACCAAGCTGGCCTACCGAGTTTCAGACGCTGATGTGACACGTGCACGGAATCAG CTGAAATCATCATTGTTACTTCACATGGATGGAACTAGCCCAATTGCTGAAGATATTGGTCGTCAG CTGCTGACCTATGGGCGTAGAATCCCAATCGCTGAACTCTTTGCTAGGATTGATGCTGTTGATGCCAGCACGGTAAAACGTGTTGCCAACAAATATATGTATGACAAGGTAA GACATTGCGATCTCAGCCATCGGTCCAATCCAAGATTTGCCAGACTACAACAAGTTCAGACGCAGAACCTACTGGAACCGTTACTAAGGCTCTGA
- the LOC104725843 gene encoding probable mitochondrial-processing peptidase subunit beta, mitochondrial isoform X1, with protein MAMKNLLSLARRSQRRLSLNQVTRSSSSFSAINSAPASTSPATPSPPPPHLMPYDHAAELIKSKIKKLENPDKRFLKYASPIPILASHNHILSAPETRVTTLPNGLRVATESNLSAKTATVGVWIDAGSRFESDQTNGTAHFLEHMIFKGTSRRTVRALEEEIEDIGGHLNAYTSREQTTYYAKVLDSNVNQALDVLADILQNSKFEECRINRERDVILREMQEVEGQTDEVVLDHLHATAFQYTPLGRTILGPAQNVKSITREDLQNYIKTHYTASRMVIAAAGAVNHEEVVEQVKKLFTKLSSDPTSTSQLVANEPASFTGSEVRMIDDDLPLAQFAVAFEGASWTDPDSVALMVMQTMLGSWNKNVGGGKHVGSDLTQRVAINEIAESIMAFNTNYKDTGLFGVYAVAKADCLDDLSYAIMYEVTKLAYRVSDADVTRARNQLKSSLLLHMDGTSPIAEDIGRQLLTYGRRIPIAELFARIDAVDASTVKRVANKYMYDKDIAISAIGPIQDLPDYNKFRRRTYWNRY; from the exons aTGGCGATGAAGAATCTACTGTCCCTAGCTCGCCGATCCCAGAGGCGGTTGTCTCTGAATCAAGTGACACGATCCTCCTCTTCGTTTTCAGCTATCAATTCGGCGCCGGCATCCACATCTCCGGCGACTCCATCCCCGCCGCCGCCGCATCTTATGCCATACGATCACGCTGCCGAGCTTATTAAAAGTAAGATCAAGAAGCTCGAGAATCCGGACAAGAGGTTCCTTAAATACGCATCGCCAATTCCGATCCTAGCTTCCCACAATCACATCTTGTCAGCTCCGGAGACCCGTGTCACAACCTTGCCCAATGGTCTACGAGTCGCTACTGAGTCCAATCTCTCGGCCAAGACCGCCACCGTTGGAGTCTGGATCGACGCTGGATCTCGGTTCGAGTCGGATCAGACCAACGGAACAGCTCATTTTCTGGAGCATATGATATTCAAAGGCACGTCGAGGCGTACTGTGAGGGCGTTGGAGGAAGAGATCGAAGATATTGGTGGTCATTTGAACGCGTATACATCGAGGGAACAGACCACATACTATGCCAAGGTGTTGGATTCGAATGTCAACCAGGCTTTGGATGTCTTGGCTGATATCTTACAGAACTCCAAGTTCGAGGAATGCAGAATCAACAGGGAACGTGATGTCATCCTCAGGGAAATGCAAGAG GTGGAGGGACAAACAGATGAAGTGGTTCTTGACCATTTACATGCTACCGCATTCCAATATACACCCCTTGGAAGAACTATTCTGGGGCCTGCTCAGAACGTCAAGTCTATCACCAGAGAGGACCTACAGAATTACATTAAGACTCACTACACAGCTTCCAGGATG GTGATTGCTGCTGCAGGAGCTGTTAATCATGAGGAAGTTGTTGAGCAAGTGAAGAAGCTATTTACCAAGTTGTCATCTGATCCAACATCTACTTCTCAACTAGTTGCCAATGAACCTGCTAGTTTTACTGGTTCTGAG GTCCGAATGATTGATGACGACCTACCCCTTGCACAATTTGCTGTTGCCTTTGAGGGAGCATCTTGGACAGATCCAGATTCCGTTGCTCTTATGGTTATGCAAACTATGTTGGGTTCTTGGAACAAAAATGTTGGTGGGGGAAAACATGTGGG TTCTGACCTTACTCAGAGGGTTGCCATTAATGAAATAGCAGAAAGCATAATGGCATTTAACACCAACTACAAGGATACTGGACTGTTCGGCGTTTATGCAGTTGCCAAG GCCGATTGCTTAGATGATCTATCATATGCCATCATGTATGAGGTAACCAAGCTGGCCTACCGAGTTTCAGACGCTGATGTGACACGTGCACGGAATCAG CTGAAATCATCATTGTTACTTCACATGGATGGAACTAGCCCAATTGCTGAAGATATTGGTCGTCAG CTGCTGACCTATGGGCGTAGAATCCCAATCGCTGAACTCTTTGCTAGGATTGATGCTGTTGATGCCAGCACGGTAAAACGTGTTGCCAACAAATATATGTATGACAAG GACATTGCGATCTCAGCCATCGGTCCAATCCAAGATTTGCCAGACTACAACAAGTTCAGACGCAGAACCTACTGGAACCGTTACTAA
- the LOC104723202 gene encoding uncharacterized protein LOC104723202 yields the protein MESTNLKNAEHEAPVMDPITFQSNNSQEDISKFSENSNPNIVLSHSTPLAKSRKSDQKNPKSKPNTPTLAVFSPRNRIRERRFVVVKKKKKNSTKDLSASVDCKRGAKTNSSSKKCVCIAYETLRASQEEFFNNRRVSSDPEIGESSRNLDEGDEEVGVGDSDENGVASMKRRREKVLEEARMSLPEYGRVMHLVKAFEKLTCVPFSYKKEEDQKIKKPLKWELPGMMSQHKPPKCPETETVTWSSLFSQSDLVLTATNLGLEQPHASLFSSWDNSVLGQISNGGRRGTRNSLDSPTSVRSRRSKKKQIKVTSLKPFKLRTEERGRMKEEEFIKKLQEMKLEEGKMRIPIAQGVPLTTDEPENLVKPHVKDITIPVDLKLHSDIRAVERAEFDYQVAEKINLIEQYKIDRERQRKVAHEEEIRRLRKELVPKAQPMPYFNRPFIPKRSNKHPTIPRDFKFNIPQHRKITWCSPSSWSDTGSYMSDLFKQQDL from the exons ATGGAGTCGACGAATCTGAAGAATGCTGAACACGAGGCTCCGGTGATGGATCCGATCACTTTCCAATCCAACAATTCTCAAGAAGATATTTCTAAATTCTCCGAGAATTCGAACCCTAACATCGTCCTCTCACACTCGACTCCACTCGCGAAATCGAGAAAATCTGATCAGAAGAATCCGAAATCGAAGCCTAACACTCCTACTCTGGCGGTTTTCTCACCGCGGAATCGGATCAGAGAGAGGAGATTCGTGGtggttaagaagaaaaagaagaactcTACGAAGGATCTTTCGGCTTCTGTGGATTGTAAACGTGGAGCTAAGACCAATTCCAGCTCGAAGAAATGTGTCTGTATCGCGTATGAGACTCTACGCGCTTCTCAGGAAGAGTTCTTCAACAATCGAAGAGTATCATCTGATCCAGAGATTGGAGAATCGAGCCGTAACTTGGACGAGGGAGATGAAGAAGTCGGAGTTGGAGATTCTGATGAAAACGGTGTTGCTTCgatgaagaggagaagagaaaaggtGCTTGAAGAAGCGAGGATGAGTCTCCCTGAATATGGTAGAGTGATGCATCTTGTTAAAGCTTTTGAGAAGCTTACTTGCGTCCCATTTTCATATAAGAAGGAAGAAGACCAGAAGATTAAGAAACCTTTGAAATGGGAATTGCCTGGAATGATGAGCCAGCACAAGCCTCCTAAGTGTCCAGAAACTGAGACTGTCACTTGGAgctctttgttttctcaatcTGACTTGGTATTAACAGCTACGAATCTTGGACTAGAACAGCCTCATGCCTCACTCTTTTCATCATGGGACAATAG TGTTCTAGGTCAGATCTCAAATGGTGGCCGGAGGGGCACAAGAAAT AGCTTGGATTCCCCTACATCAGTGAGAAGTagaagatcgaagaagaagcagatcaaAGTCACCTCTTTGAAGCCATTCAAACTCAGAACTGAG GAACGGGGAcgaatgaaagaagaagagtttatAAAGAAGCTACAAGAGATGAAACTGGAGGAGGGAAAAATGAGAATCCCTATAGCTCAAGGTGTACCCTTGACAACTGATGAACCTGAG AATTTGGTTAAGCCTCATGTGAAAGACATCACAATACCAGTAGACTTGAAGCTCCATTCAGACATTCGAGCAGTAGAACGAGCGGAATTTGATTACCAG GTTGCGGAGAAGATAAATCTAATAGAGCAGTACAAAATAGATAGAGAACGGCAGCGAAAG gTAGCACACGAAGAAGAGATACGAAGATTGAGGAAAGAGTTGGTCCCTAAGGCACAACCAATGCCATACTTTAATAGGCCATTCATTCCcaaaag gtCGAACAAGCACCCGACTATACCCAGAGATTTCAAGTTTAATATACCGCAACACAGGAAGATAACATGGTGCAGTCCATCGTCTTGGAGCGACACTGGATCTTACATGAGCGACCTCTTCAAACAGCAAGACCTCTAA